The Artemia franciscana chromosome 9, ASM3288406v1, whole genome shotgun sequence region GggttgttgaactaaatcaagaccCTATGCGCAtgtgggttgtcaaaagggcgtgtGTCAGGAATGACTTGGAGCATTAAGTtgtaactttcagggaatgatgatcaattgaccaaaatatGCCTAATATACACAACAATATGTGCACGCTGTTACCACTAccaccactgctactactgctacaactacaaTTCCTATTGTGGCTACTACTACAgctgaggatattaaggtgaaaattcaagaaaatgttgagggggaagtttaactaaatcaaaacacattctgtgcatgcagattgtcaaaaagggcgtatctcaggAATGACTTAGGGCATTAAGATGGAATTTTCGGGTAATGGTGAGGGAGATGATCATTTGACGAAAAGGCCATGCGTGCacgcttctactactactaaattAGAGCACTAAGTTCATATCGGGTGgcacatcagcaatatcttaggaacggcttatTAGCGTCGTCAGAGTGTTAAATTGAAACTCCCAGCgcatgatgagggggatgttacacagaccaaaaggcaatatgtgcatactactactgttatttattactattaatgCAACTATTATGAGTTCTAGTAAGGCTAACGGAATTAAGGTAAACGCATCAGGGAAAGCTgagctaaataaaaacacactctgtgcatacagattgtcaaaaaggtgtatctCAGGATTGGCTggatggtattaagttggaactctcagGGAATGGTCAATTGACGCAAAAGCAAGTTGTGCACGCATTATTACTTATATTGTAACTAAGGCTAAGGCGATTAAGagaaaaatttcaggaaatgttgaagggaaattgaattaaattaaaacataccATGTGTATATAGGTTGTCAAATGAGCCTATCAGTAGTATATTGAGTACGGCTTagagtattaaattaaaacttccaGGGCTGGATGAAagtgatgttcaactgaccaaaaggcaacgtATGCGTGCTACTACTGCTGACACCAATTATTATTAatgctattgctactactattatCACTGGTACTTTTACTGTTAAAGCTAAgcgtattaaggtgaaatttcaggggacgttgaactaaatcaaaacccactgtgtgcatgcagattgtcaaaaggacttATTAGCAATGCCCCTGGAACtgtttagggtattaagttgaaattttctgcTTGTGTTTAGGGGagtattaaaaaaggaaaaggtacTACATGCACACTTTTTCTAATGTTACTTCTACAACATTTGCAACTGCTGATACCAAGGGTATTAACGTGAAGCTTTCGGGGAATGATTAGgaggatgttaaactaaatcaaaacatactatgagaatgcaaattgtcaaaagggtatagcGGCAATATCTATTGAACGGCTTTGAGTATTAAGTACTGCTGCTAGGTTACTGCTACTGGTGAGGCTTATGGtgttaaggtgaaattttcaggaaatgccTTGGGTGAGCTTCAACGAAATAAAAACACTATATGCATggaggttgtcaaaagggtaggCTATGTAAGCAATGTCCTAAGAACGATTAGAATATTAAGTTTAACCTATCAGGACATGATGAACTAATCACAGAGCCCTATGTGGATGTTACCATTATTAATACTATTAGTACTGCTACAATTACTACTTTGAAGGAGGTATCAAggtaaaactttcagagaatgtttagATGAATGATAAACTAATCAAATCCACTATTTGCATTCTGGTTGCCCAAAGGACGTATGAGTAGTTTCTCAGGAATAGCTTAGAgggttaagttgaaactttcagggcgtGTTGAGAGGAAgtttgaactaaccaaaaggcactctATACATACTGCTGCGGCTTCTACTACTCTTACGACTATTGCTACAGAGACTAAGGGCACGAAGATTAAATTTTCAGGGACATCTTGGACTAAAAACACATTCTGTGCATGTAGGTTTTCAAAGGGGCGTATTAGCAATAATCCATATCATAATTTAACTCGTATCAGCCATTTAactgtgcatactactactataaGTAGTGGTGTACTACTACTGCTCTTGCTATTAGTACTACAGTTACTAACTTACTTAATCCTCATGCCGGGGTGGCATTGAGCGCGTCGCCAGGCCTATATAGATACAGACATattttaacaaatgaactaacaacATTTTGATACAATCCATTAAGGGAGGGagattaatgccaggtttgcttctcactcatttggactatctgtcttggctttttctataattagccattttattttattataatttttatataattagcCATTCGAATCCTAATAAGGGTGGGGGGGATTAATGCCAAGCTTGCTTCTcattcaattggactatctgtcttagctttttctacaactagccatggcttgatacccacaactattccagtttaatatcattttcaatttgtccATTCATTTCACTATTCCATTTAATTCTACGTAGGATGGTCAGTAGCAAGAGTGTGTTCATCTTACAGCAGAATTCCAGCCTGGTCCAGAAATTTTCTAAGACTCATTCCACCGGAACTTGGGCCTTCTCCTTGGACGATTTATGCCGCTACTGATTGGCTAAGAGTCATGCAGAATCTGATCCTATGTGTCATCAGAGAGCCGCAGAAAATATCTGAACCAACGTCCGCTGGTCAGTCTGGACAGAAAAGAGTGACCTCGCAAGTGGCTAATGCTAACAAGTATGTCTATCAGATTCTTTCAGTTCTCCGGAGCCTCTTGGATTAAATTGTACTAACACGGTGTTGGAAAGCTGCAGTGGCTGCAGTATATGTATGATGATTTAAATGACGTCATACTATAAACTTATGTATTATCACGATTGCGTCATTTGCCATGACGTTATTAATCAATATAAAAGGATGTGTCCGCTTATGACGCCTCagtatgaaaagtaaaaaactattgACATAATGGATAAGCTAATTCAATCCAACAGTGTTAGATGTCCTTATCACCCACAAGCCGATTTGATTGAAGATTCTCACGCAGGTGATAGCTTGTGCTCAGAATGTGCGCTGGTGGTAGGTGAAAGGACTATTGATGTTGGGAGTGAATGGAGAAGTTTTAGCAATGAGAAAAGCAGTGCAGATCCATCTCGTGTTGGTGGTCCGGAGAATCTTCTTTTTGAAGGCCATGGCCTGTCCACAATGATTGGCCCTGCTGGTCCCGGCTCGTTTGGTAAATTAGATTATGCAAAATATAATATCAGCCAGATGAGTAGCTCCGATCGAGCTTTGAAGACCGCTCAAAAGAGCCTTGAGGAAATGGCTGATAAACTCCATTTACCAAGAACTACTGTGGATGAAGCTGGGAGCCTTTTTAAAAGGTTTCATGGTGGAAAATCATTAAAAGGAAGGTCCAATAATGCTATTGCTTCGGCTTGTTTATACATTGCCTTTCGGCAACAAGGGAACCCACGGACTTTTAAAGAATTATGTGCTGTTTCAAGCGTTagtataaaagaaattaaacgaGAGTTTAAGCGGATTGTAAGCAATCTATCGATCACTCTTAATTTGAATACTCCCGGGGACTTTATAGCACGGTTTTGTAACAGCCTTGGTTTGCCCTACTCGGTTCAGAGATCTGCTCATCATATTGCAGAAAAAGCGATGGAGTTAGATATTGTGCCAGGACGATCACC contains the following coding sequences:
- the LOC136031361 gene encoding transcription initiation factor IIB-like, which translates into the protein MDKLIQSNSVRCPYHPQADLIEDSHAGDSLCSECALVVGERTIDVGSEWRSFSNEKSSADPSRVGGPENLLFEGHGLSTMIGPAGPGSFGKLDYAKYNISQMSSSDRALKTAQKSLEEMADKLHLPRTTVDEAGSLFKRFHGGKSLKGRSNNAIASACLYIAFRQQGNPRTFKELCAVSSVSIKEIKREFKRIVSNLSITLNLNTPGDFIARFCNSLGLPYSVQRSAHHIAEKAMELDIVPGRSPISVAAAAIYMASQASNNPCSRKVIGDVVGTTEATIQQTYRLMMTSAPFLFPKNFKFSVPIKCFPQS